Proteins found in one Longimicrobiales bacterium genomic segment:
- a CDS encoding ADOP family duplicated permease translates to MEGIRRWLRLGDVERDVDEEIAQYFDEMVRDLESAGMAAADAREEARRRFGDERAYRSELLAIDRRTEKRLRWAARLEAVRDTGRHAVRSVMRAPALATGIVLAFALGIGANATMYATVERLLLKPPPHIEDPDNVRRLVVHRTTGLGTTMHAATITFPDYLDFVRTSGFAHVAAQSSRDVTVGSGEAAERVRGIFVTANYWPLLGVKPTLGRFFTPEEDRFGGSHVAVISHRRWLDQYGGRDDVLGSTLDFGYGPYTIIGVAPKGFTGVDLRPVDFFAPFMTAGESMEGTDWIDERGWYWLQAIARVAPGVSVTAAEAEATAHHRAGRADSGSYDRNAEVVAAPLLLAQGPNAPSEVAVARWLLGVAVVVLLIACLNVANLLLARMIRQRREISIRLALGISRARLVAQIVAEGLALALAGGAAALVLAHWGGTYVQRTLLPDVDWGGTISGTVVAVVIGLSVVAGSLSALVPAWQASRRQVLDDLRAAGGGITRSTARVRATLSVVQAALSVVLLIGAGLFVRSLDSVKNGDFGLDPWRVAYVTPGFHEGSIEPAERQTYTERALERVSRVGGVEAATMIAGIPFWTAFGYDLSVPGLDSIPRTSTGGPYGNVISRDYFRVLDVEVVRGRAFDDRDTRTSTPAVVLSESFAKALWPDADPIGRCIRIDGEDAVCAEVVGVVEDASRGSLIEEVTYQYYMLFDQQLVARRPEGLLLRIDGDMAPVLATVQNELLALDDRVRFVRSMPLEEMLAPEMRKWRLGAALFSLFGLLALVVAAIGLYSVLAFDVAQRVREIGLRSALGATRSTIVRLVVSRAFGITAAGVALGVAVALVFAPRLDDMLYGIEARDPLTFAGVAVVLGLISLAASGLPALRAARVDPNVALRAD, encoded by the coding sequence ATGGAAGGGATACGGCGGTGGCTGCGGCTGGGCGACGTGGAGCGCGATGTGGATGAGGAGATTGCGCAGTATTTCGATGAAATGGTGCGCGACCTGGAGTCAGCCGGAATGGCGGCGGCGGACGCGCGCGAGGAGGCGCGTCGACGTTTCGGCGATGAGCGGGCGTACCGCAGTGAGCTCCTGGCGATCGACCGTCGCACGGAGAAGCGGCTGAGGTGGGCGGCGCGACTGGAAGCTGTCCGAGACACCGGCCGGCACGCGGTGCGCAGCGTGATGCGTGCGCCGGCACTCGCTACAGGTATCGTGCTGGCGTTTGCGCTGGGCATTGGGGCCAACGCGACGATGTACGCCACGGTGGAGAGGCTGCTGCTGAAGCCGCCGCCGCATATCGAGGATCCGGACAACGTACGCCGGCTGGTCGTGCATCGCACCACGGGTCTCGGTACGACGATGCACGCGGCGACGATTACGTTCCCCGACTACCTCGACTTCGTGCGCACGAGTGGTTTTGCGCATGTCGCGGCGCAGTCATCGCGCGACGTGACAGTGGGATCGGGGGAGGCGGCCGAGCGGGTGCGCGGGATATTCGTGACGGCGAACTACTGGCCGCTGCTGGGAGTGAAGCCGACGCTCGGGCGGTTCTTCACACCCGAGGAAGACCGATTCGGAGGTTCGCATGTCGCGGTGATCAGTCACCGCCGGTGGCTGGATCAGTACGGCGGACGCGACGACGTGCTCGGCAGCACGCTGGACTTCGGATATGGACCTTACACCATCATCGGCGTCGCACCGAAGGGATTCACCGGCGTGGATCTGCGGCCGGTCGACTTTTTCGCGCCGTTCATGACGGCTGGCGAGTCGATGGAGGGCACGGACTGGATCGATGAGCGGGGCTGGTACTGGCTCCAGGCGATTGCGCGGGTCGCGCCGGGCGTGAGTGTGACGGCGGCTGAGGCGGAAGCGACAGCGCATCACCGTGCCGGACGTGCGGACTCGGGATCATACGACCGCAATGCGGAGGTAGTCGCCGCGCCGCTGCTTCTCGCCCAGGGTCCGAACGCACCGTCGGAAGTCGCTGTGGCGCGCTGGCTGCTGGGCGTTGCGGTCGTGGTGCTCCTGATCGCGTGCCTGAACGTCGCGAACCTTCTGCTCGCACGCATGATCCGCCAGCGCCGCGAGATCTCCATCCGCCTCGCCCTCGGCATCTCCCGAGCGCGGCTGGTTGCGCAGATCGTGGCGGAGGGCCTCGCGCTCGCACTGGCGGGCGGCGCGGCGGCATTGGTGCTCGCGCACTGGGGCGGGACCTATGTGCAGCGCACACTCCTGCCCGACGTCGACTGGGGCGGCACGATCAGCGGCACCGTGGTTGCCGTAGTGATCGGCCTGTCGGTCGTCGCCGGATCGTTGTCGGCGCTGGTCCCGGCGTGGCAGGCGTCACGGCGCCAGGTGCTGGACGACCTGCGTGCAGCGGGCGGCGGGATCACGCGCTCCACTGCGCGCGTTCGTGCGACGCTGTCGGTGGTGCAGGCCGCGCTCTCCGTCGTACTGCTGATCGGCGCGGGGCTGTTCGTGCGCAGTCTGGACAGCGTGAAGAACGGGGACTTCGGTCTGGATCCGTGGCGTGTCGCGTACGTAACGCCAGGGTTCCACGAGGGAAGCATCGAGCCGGCCGAGCGGCAGACGTACACGGAGCGCGCCCTCGAGCGCGTATCCAGGGTGGGCGGTGTCGAGGCGGCGACGATGATCGCGGGAATTCCCTTCTGGACTGCATTCGGCTACGACCTGTCGGTTCCGGGGCTGGATTCCATACCGCGCACGTCGACGGGCGGCCCGTACGGCAACGTGATCAGCCGTGATTACTTCCGCGTGCTGGACGTCGAAGTCGTACGCGGCCGTGCGTTCGACGATCGGGACACCCGCACGTCCACACCGGCAGTCGTGTTGAGCGAGTCGTTCGCGAAGGCGCTGTGGCCGGATGCCGACCCCATCGGTCGCTGCATTCGTATCGATGGCGAGGATGCCGTGTGTGCCGAGGTGGTGGGAGTGGTGGAGGACGCGAGCCGCGGCAGTCTGATCGAGGAAGTGACGTACCAGTACTACATGCTCTTCGATCAGCAGCTCGTGGCGCGACGGCCGGAAGGCCTCCTGCTGCGCATTGACGGCGACATGGCTCCCGTTCTCGCAACCGTGCAGAATGAGCTGCTGGCGCTCGACGACCGGGTACGCTTCGTCCGGAGCATGCCACTCGAGGAGATGCTCGCACCGGAGATGCGCAAATGGCGCCTCGGCGCCGCCCTGTTCTCGCTGTTCGGACTGCTGGCGCTCGTGGTGGCCGCGATCGGCCTGTACTCGGTGCTCGCGTTCGACGTAGCGCAGCGCGTGCGGGAGATCGGACTGCGGTCCGCACTGGGTGCCACGAGGTCGACGATTGTCCGGCTGGTTGTGTCGCGAGCCTTCGGCATCACGGCTGCAGGCGTCGCCCTGGGTGTGGCAGTCGCGCTCGTCTTCGCGCCGCGCCTCGATGACATGCTGTACGGCATCGAGGCGCGCGATCCGCTGACATTCGCCGGGGTTGCGGTAGTGCTCGGGCTGATCTCCCTCGCCGCGTCGGGACTGCCAGCTCTGCGTGCGGCGCGAGTGGACCCGAACGTCGCACTCAGGGCCGACTGA
- a CDS encoding DUF411 domain-containing protein: MSRSLLGICAAAVTALTVACSGGDAQSSERVALAGPPADTLVVYKSPTCGCCSKWVDHVEQNGFAVVAHDISDQELAALKPQLGVQRGHASCHTATVRGYTIEGHVPADLIARLLRENPRGVKGLAVPGMPLGSPGMEGLVKSKYDVLSFDEQGNEQVYATR; encoded by the coding sequence ATGAGCCGGAGCCTGTTGGGAATCTGTGCGGCCGCTGTGACAGCGCTCACCGTCGCGTGCAGCGGCGGCGATGCGCAGAGCAGCGAGCGCGTCGCCCTGGCCGGACCGCCCGCCGATACCCTTGTCGTCTACAAGTCACCGACATGCGGCTGCTGCAGCAAGTGGGTCGACCATGTCGAGCAGAACGGCTTCGCCGTGGTCGCTCACGACATCAGCGATCAGGAGCTCGCCGCGCTCAAGCCGCAGCTCGGAGTGCAACGCGGACACGCCTCCTGCCATACGGCCACCGTCCGCGGCTACACCATCGAGGGTCACGTTCCGGCCGACCTGATCGCCAGGCTCCTCCGGGAGAATCCGCGCGGTGTGAAGGGACTCGCCGTCCCGGGCATGCCGCTCGGCTCGCCGGGCATGGAAGGCCTGGTCAAGTCGAAGTACGACGTGCTGTCGTTCGACGAGCAGGGCAACGAGCAGGTATACGCTACCCGCTAG
- a CDS encoding RNA polymerase sigma factor: MSDWSSVYRASYPDLVRYLHRKVWDEDRARDLAQEAFARALDSSATNGGPDNPRALVFRIAANLAHDEARLVVRRRRHLTLLTAEMTAATAPDPLEGMEREARESAARAALEQLSERDRETLLLWDAGLSYTDIAAQTGLSVGAVGTTLARARRRLVEAHSGLEAKHVARG; this comes from the coding sequence ATGAGCGACTGGTCCTCCGTCTACCGCGCCAGCTATCCGGACCTGGTCCGCTACCTCCACCGCAAGGTGTGGGACGAGGACCGGGCCCGCGACCTGGCGCAGGAGGCGTTCGCGCGGGCGCTCGACAGCAGCGCGACGAATGGCGGACCCGACAATCCGCGCGCACTCGTGTTCCGGATCGCGGCGAATCTGGCGCACGACGAGGCCCGTCTGGTCGTGCGCCGGCGCCGTCACCTGACGCTGCTCACGGCCGAGATGACCGCCGCGACAGCGCCGGACCCGCTCGAGGGCATGGAGCGGGAAGCGCGCGAGTCGGCAGCGCGCGCGGCCCTCGAGCAGTTGTCCGAACGCGATCGCGAGACCCTGCTGCTGTGGGACGCGGGGCTCAGCTATACAGACATCGCCGCGCAGACGGGTCTGTCCGTCGGAGCGGTGGGAACGACACTCGCCCGGGCGCGCCGACGACTCGTCGAAGCACATTCCGGGCTGGAGGCGAAGCATGTCGCACGTGGATGA
- a CDS encoding VIT domain-containing protein: protein MPARDRYEHRTCHPFMATVTATLLWLLPAAAAPQGWIEPQPGIAPGQWGIEKLRTSVTVRISDRVAEVEVEEWFRNNGGGLGEGDYLYPLPAGAVFSSYSLYQGEQELRGEMMGAAQAREIYEGIVRAKKDPALIELIGKGMLRARVFPIEAGQTRKITMRYTQMLDRAGDALQFRYAAGARHVGSGVVPMPRPWPGMPQDRPSDGGVRAYPEGAPLTFSIVVEDESRFRDAFSPTHAVRVERARGRMTVRPDGELAGDFAVFLPFADRPVGLTVATHRPAGEDGYFMLTLSPADVAQSSVPRDVTVVMDVSGSMSGDKIDQAKRALQQLLGSLGEDDRFRIAAFSSAVRPWQESWSRAARAEIEGARRWVDDLRADGGTNMHDALEFAFSDPSPRDRLPIVIFLTDGLPTNGETKPDRIVAMAESARGRARVFAFGVGFDVNTYLLDRLSEAARGTTQYVSPGEDVEQAVSALAARVRHPVLTDLALETGGIDTDEIYPRSLPDLFAGGELVVFGRYSEAGAADMTVSGRREGRVERYATRVQFRGRSGSDEYIPRLWASRKLGDLDRRIRSAQADGATRDQVQALIDELRETALRYGLLSEYTSYLVQEPGVLAAARPEARSFAPMAAVSGEAAVARAEGARRSREVTNIAQMDAAQALATERLALPPAAMLDVNSKAADGAGRSIAGRQFTLRAGVWEDAGHTAKHRVVEIAAWSDAHFAILRALPEVALVLREVESVLIAGRVVSLRVGEKGVRSLSEAELRRLVADFRAGAAR, encoded by the coding sequence ATGCCAGCGCGAGACAGATACGAACATCGCACATGCCATCCGTTCATGGCGACCGTTACCGCCACGCTGCTCTGGCTGCTGCCTGCGGCTGCCGCACCACAGGGGTGGATCGAGCCGCAGCCCGGCATCGCGCCGGGGCAGTGGGGCATCGAGAAGCTGCGCACCAGTGTGACGGTGCGGATAAGCGATCGCGTGGCGGAGGTCGAGGTCGAGGAGTGGTTCCGCAACAACGGCGGCGGGCTGGGTGAAGGTGACTACCTGTACCCGCTGCCGGCCGGCGCGGTCTTCAGCAGCTACTCACTGTATCAGGGCGAGCAGGAGCTGCGCGGTGAGATGATGGGAGCGGCGCAGGCACGCGAGATCTATGAGGGGATCGTGCGTGCAAAGAAGGATCCCGCGCTGATCGAGCTGATCGGCAAGGGTATGCTGCGCGCGCGGGTTTTCCCCATCGAGGCGGGACAGACGCGCAAAATCACGATGCGCTACACGCAGATGCTGGATCGTGCCGGCGACGCACTCCAGTTCCGTTACGCCGCCGGGGCGAGACACGTCGGCAGCGGCGTAGTGCCCATGCCGCGGCCGTGGCCGGGCATGCCGCAGGACCGCCCGAGTGACGGCGGCGTGCGTGCGTATCCGGAAGGGGCGCCGCTCACATTCTCGATCGTCGTGGAGGATGAATCCCGCTTCCGCGACGCATTCTCGCCGACACACGCCGTGCGCGTGGAGCGCGCGCGTGGCCGCATGACGGTGCGGCCGGACGGCGAGCTGGCCGGTGACTTTGCTGTGTTTCTGCCCTTCGCGGACCGCCCCGTCGGCCTTACCGTCGCCACGCACCGGCCGGCGGGTGAGGATGGGTATTTCATGCTCACGCTGTCCCCGGCCGATGTGGCGCAGTCGAGCGTGCCGCGTGACGTGACTGTCGTCATGGACGTCAGCGGATCGATGAGTGGCGACAAGATCGACCAGGCGAAGCGCGCGTTGCAGCAGCTGCTCGGATCTCTCGGCGAGGATGATCGGTTCCGCATCGCCGCGTTCAGCAGCGCCGTACGGCCGTGGCAGGAGTCATGGTCACGGGCTGCGCGAGCGGAGATCGAGGGCGCGCGCCGCTGGGTCGATGACCTGCGTGCGGATGGGGGCACGAACATGCACGATGCGCTCGAGTTCGCCTTCAGCGATCCGTCGCCGCGCGACCGTCTGCCGATCGTGATCTTCCTCACCGATGGCCTCCCGACGAACGGCGAGACCAAACCGGACCGGATCGTCGCCATGGCAGAATCGGCTCGTGGCCGCGCGCGCGTCTTCGCGTTCGGTGTCGGCTTCGATGTGAACACCTACCTGCTGGACCGTCTCAGTGAGGCGGCGCGCGGGACCACGCAGTACGTGTCGCCGGGCGAGGATGTGGAGCAGGCGGTGAGCGCGCTTGCGGCCCGGGTCCGCCATCCGGTGCTTACCGACCTGGCGCTCGAGACCGGCGGCATCGACACGGACGAGATCTACCCGCGCAGTCTTCCGGACCTCTTCGCCGGTGGCGAGCTGGTCGTCTTCGGTCGTTACAGCGAGGCGGGCGCCGCGGACATGACGGTGTCGGGACGCCGCGAGGGACGGGTCGAACGTTACGCGACGCGGGTGCAGTTCCGCGGCCGCAGCGGCAGCGACGAGTACATCCCGCGGCTGTGGGCGTCGCGCAAGCTGGGCGACCTCGATCGTCGCATCCGGTCTGCCCAGGCGGATGGTGCAACGCGCGATCAGGTCCAGGCGCTGATCGACGAGCTGCGCGAGACTGCACTCCGTTATGGCCTGTTGAGCGAATACACATCCTACCTGGTGCAGGAGCCCGGGGTGCTCGCTGCCGCGCGTCCTGAGGCCCGCTCCTTTGCGCCCATGGCGGCCGTGTCGGGCGAGGCTGCCGTAGCGCGAGCCGAGGGCGCGCGCCGATCGCGCGAAGTGACGAACATCGCGCAGATGGACGCTGCCCAGGCTCTTGCGACGGAGCGACTCGCACTGCCGCCCGCAGCCATGCTGGATGTGAACTCGAAGGCGGCCGACGGGGCCGGACGGAGCATTGCCGGCCGGCAGTTCACGCTGCGTGCCGGTGTGTGGGAGGATGCCGGTCACACGGCGAAGCACAGAGTCGTCGAGATTGCCGCCTGGTCCGATGCCCACTTCGCGATACTGCGTGCACTGCCCGAGGTGGCGCTGGTGCTGCGCGAGGTGGAGAGCGTGCTGATCGCGGGGCGGGTGGTGAGCCTGAGGGTCGGCGAGAAGGGTGTGAGGTCGCTGAGTGAGGCCGAGCTGCGGCGCCTGGTTGCGGACTTCAGAGCCGGCGCTGCACGGTAG
- a CDS encoding FAD-dependent oxidoreductase, whose translation MIDRREFLKTAGLAAGALGTSATRVDALVAERRAPAVSTRAADVVVIGAGAWGGWTALHLQRMGAVVTLVDQYGPGNSRASSGDETRGVRTAYGEKEQWTWWASEAIRRWTSFDEEYGRAMRMRLFFRTGDLICRTAMEPFLETTLATWQKYGVRHDVLTGDEARYRYPAMELGDVEVALVEHDAGVVRARRACEAVAEVFRQEGGTLVTARAEHGSRTGGRADDIRLTPGGALAGGNFVFACGPWLWKVFPDVLGNRMRTPLGHVYYFGTPVGDQRFTFPNMPSYNFPGVTGWPALGPDNRGFRVRTGGRAHADPDTVERWIDPKDFTRPRDFLAQRFPLISDAPLLETRACHYELSVNRNFIIDRAPGYDNVWIAGAGNAEGYKMGPVVGEYVANRVLGNATAGALDESFRIPVEEYPPPTG comes from the coding sequence GTGATCGATCGTCGTGAGTTCCTGAAAACGGCAGGGCTGGCCGCCGGTGCACTGGGCACATCGGCGACGCGGGTGGATGCGCTCGTAGCGGAGCGCCGTGCGCCGGCCGTGTCGACGCGCGCAGCGGATGTCGTGGTGATCGGCGCCGGCGCGTGGGGCGGCTGGACCGCGCTGCACCTGCAGCGCATGGGCGCGGTCGTGACGCTGGTGGACCAGTACGGTCCGGGCAACTCGCGCGCGAGCTCGGGAGATGAGACGCGCGGTGTGCGTACGGCGTATGGCGAGAAGGAGCAGTGGACGTGGTGGGCGAGCGAGGCGATCCGCCGCTGGACGAGCTTCGACGAGGAGTATGGTCGCGCCATGCGGATGCGGCTGTTCTTCCGCACGGGAGACCTCATCTGCCGCACCGCCATGGAGCCATTCCTGGAGACCACGCTCGCGACATGGCAGAAGTACGGCGTGCGCCACGACGTGCTGACAGGCGACGAGGCACGCTACCGTTATCCCGCCATGGAGCTCGGCGATGTCGAGGTCGCGCTCGTCGAGCATGACGCAGGCGTGGTGCGCGCGCGTCGCGCGTGCGAAGCAGTGGCGGAGGTATTCCGGCAGGAGGGCGGCACCCTCGTCACGGCGCGTGCAGAGCACGGCTCGCGGACGGGCGGACGGGCGGACGACATACGGCTCACGCCGGGCGGCGCCCTGGCAGGCGGCAATTTCGTGTTCGCGTGCGGGCCCTGGCTATGGAAGGTCTTCCCGGACGTGCTCGGCAACCGCATGCGCACGCCCCTCGGGCACGTCTACTACTTCGGCACACCCGTCGGCGATCAGCGCTTTACGTTCCCGAACATGCCCAGCTACAACTTCCCGGGCGTGACGGGCTGGCCGGCGCTCGGCCCCGACAACCGGGGCTTCCGCGTGCGCACCGGCGGGCGCGCACATGCAGATCCGGATACGGTCGAGCGCTGGATCGATCCGAAGGACTTTACCCGACCGCGCGATTTCCTGGCGCAGCGCTTCCCGCTCATCTCCGACGCGCCGCTGCTCGAGACGCGCGCCTGCCATTACGAGCTGAGCGTCAATCGCAACTTCATCATCGATCGCGCACCCGGATACGACAACGTATGGATCGCCGGCGCCGGCAATGCCGAGGGCTACAAGATGGGCCCGGTGGTCGGGGAGTACGTCGCCAACCGCGTGCTGGGCAATGCAACGGCCGGTGCGCTCGATGAGTCGTTCCGCATTCCCGTCGAGGAGTATCCGCCCCCAACCGGCTGA